In one window of Shewanella goraebulensis DNA:
- a CDS encoding methyl-accepting chemotaxis protein — protein sequence MNYRNWSITKQITYFSLALTILVFSIISSVSYFSSSNVLKDKAIDSMNEQMQSNAALIELQYVSLLNLARRNADILRAMYPGNFHKPDRSVRIYSTQTPALVHENTQINATKSRVDRFSNLTGGTATIFVKDGDDFLRISTSLKKADGSRALVTYLGKGHPGYQTLIRGETYEGYAKLFGKDYMTVYRPIKNDSGEVIGILYIGFDITESITELQKTINNLVVEESGYYMLVRNSDKNLISHPRFNTGDELNPEILNGLDANRMIGNHFSYEYLNNQQKTMFANSINIPGWNWTLIGLTEASELNNESLQLLYITAGVAALGIILISGLLAMLQVKTLAPLKLLQQQLQALGKGDLSQTFEVKDPQSNNEIDRITASAADMSTNLKDLIDSLQHSVETLESQAQKAQEMARENGDESESLMMQTNQIATAIEEMSASIRDVANHSNEGATKSQQVDESSRSGHQQLTEVVESLNSLKTQLNESQANIENVSKESEAINQVTEVINSIAEQTNLLALNAAIEAARAGEQGRGFAVVADEVRSLAQRTQSSISEISKTIGQLQSQVKSTAQQMEDSHKLGTYSAEQGMETSHQLSQITESIGELATFTSSIASATEQQSAVADEITRNLHQISSLANEGQERAGDTVEVADGLTELAGELKTKINFFKV from the coding sequence ATGAACTATCGAAATTGGTCAATAACAAAACAAATAACGTACTTTTCGTTAGCGCTCACGATACTAGTATTCAGTATTATCTCTTCAGTATCCTATTTCAGCTCATCTAATGTATTAAAAGACAAAGCTATTGATTCGATGAACGAGCAAATGCAAAGTAATGCTGCGCTCATCGAACTGCAATATGTCAGCTTATTAAATCTTGCCCGCCGTAACGCTGATATTCTTCGTGCTATGTATCCTGGCAATTTTCATAAACCTGATCGCAGCGTCAGAATTTACAGCACTCAAACCCCTGCACTCGTTCATGAAAATACCCAAATTAATGCCACCAAAAGTAGGGTCGATCGCTTTTCAAATCTCACTGGCGGCACAGCAACTATCTTTGTTAAAGATGGTGATGACTTTTTACGGATCTCAACCTCGCTTAAAAAAGCCGATGGTTCAAGAGCATTAGTGACCTATTTGGGTAAAGGCCACCCAGGTTATCAAACACTAATTAGAGGAGAAACCTACGAAGGGTATGCCAAGTTATTCGGCAAAGATTACATGACAGTTTACCGCCCAATCAAAAATGATAGCGGTGAAGTCATTGGTATTCTGTATATAGGTTTTGACATTACAGAGTCAATCACTGAGCTACAAAAAACCATCAACAATCTGGTGGTAGAAGAATCAGGCTACTATATGCTGGTAAGAAACAGCGATAAAAATCTGATTTCGCATCCTCGATTTAATACTGGGGATGAACTCAACCCTGAAATTTTAAATGGCTTAGATGCCAATAGAATGATCGGCAATCATTTTAGCTACGAGTATCTCAATAATCAGCAAAAAACTATGTTTGCCAATAGCATTAATATCCCAGGTTGGAATTGGACATTAATAGGCTTAACTGAGGCATCAGAGCTAAATAATGAAAGTTTACAGCTGCTATATATCACCGCTGGCGTTGCTGCTTTAGGGATTATTCTAATCAGCGGTTTACTCGCTATGTTACAAGTTAAGACACTAGCACCGCTTAAACTTTTACAACAACAACTGCAAGCATTAGGCAAAGGCGACCTTTCTCAGACATTTGAGGTAAAAGATCCTCAAAGCAACAATGAAATCGACCGCATTACCGCCAGCGCGGCGGACATGTCGACTAATTTAAAAGACTTGATCGACTCATTGCAGCACTCGGTTGAAACATTAGAATCTCAGGCGCAAAAAGCCCAAGAAATGGCAAGGGAAAATGGTGATGAGTCTGAATCACTCATGATGCAAACCAATCAAATCGCCACTGCAATTGAAGAAATGTCAGCCTCTATTCGTGATGTGGCAAATCATTCCAATGAAGGTGCGACTAAAAGCCAGCAAGTGGATGAGTCATCACGTAGCGGTCATCAACAACTTACCGAAGTCGTTGAGTCACTCAATTCACTTAAAACCCAGCTTAATGAAAGCCAAGCTAATATTGAAAATGTCAGTAAAGAAAGTGAAGCCATTAACCAAGTTACCGAAGTGATTAACAGTATTGCCGAGCAAACTAACTTACTGGCGTTAAATGCGGCTATTGAAGCGGCAAGAGCTGGTGAGCAAGGACGCGGCTTTGCAGTGGTAGCTGATGAAGTTCGATCGCTTGCTCAGCGCACTCAGAGCTCGATTTCTGAAATCAGTAAAACCATTGGCCAATTGCAATCGCAAGTTAAAAGCACTGCCCAGCAAATGGAAGACAGTCATAAATTGGGCACTTATTCTGCAGAGCAAGGCATGGAAACCAGTCACCAATTGAGCCAAATCACCGAAAGTATCGGTGAATTAGCTACATTCACTAGCAGCATCGCTAGCGCTACAGAGCAGCAGAGTGCTGTAGCTGATGAAATTACCCGTAATCTTCATCAAATATCTTCGCTTGCCAATGAAGGCCAAGAGCGCGCTGGAGATACAGTTGAAGTGGCTGATGGATTAACAGAGCTCGCAGGTGAACTTAAAACTAAGATTAATTTCTTTAAGGTTTAA
- the cydB gene encoding cytochrome d ubiquinol oxidase subunit II, protein MFDYEILRFIWWALIGVLLIGFSVTDGFDMGVGALLPVIGKDDTDRRIMINTIAPHWDGNQVWLITAGGALFAAWPMVYGVSFSGFYVAMMLVLFALFLRPVGFDYRSKIEDPRWRKSWDYALCIGGFVPPLIIGVAFGNLLQGVPFDFDQFLRATYHGGLFGLLNPFGLLAGLIAAFMFVMQGASWLQMKTEGELRVRAAKAAQITGLLVAVLFAIAGVWLVNGIDGYVITSAIDTAGPSNPTTKTVAVEAGAWLANYDKYPLTMLFPVLGLLMPVLVVLASRLNRSGFAFLFSSLAIAGIILTCGAAMFPFIMPSSLDPNVSLTMWDATASEITLTVMTWAAIIFVPIVLSYTAWTYYKMFGRLNREFIEKNKTSLY, encoded by the coding sequence ATGTTTGATTATGAAATACTAAGATTTATCTGGTGGGCTCTGATTGGCGTGTTGCTAATTGGATTCTCTGTGACCGACGGTTTTGATATGGGTGTGGGTGCGTTATTGCCAGTCATTGGTAAAGACGATACTGACCGCCGTATCATGATTAACACCATTGCTCCGCACTGGGATGGTAACCAAGTTTGGTTAATTACTGCTGGTGGTGCACTGTTTGCTGCATGGCCTATGGTTTACGGCGTATCTTTCTCTGGCTTCTATGTGGCTATGATGTTGGTACTGTTTGCCTTATTCCTACGTCCAGTGGGCTTTGATTACCGCTCGAAAATTGAAGATCCAAGATGGCGTAAGTCGTGGGATTATGCGTTATGTATCGGTGGCTTTGTGCCTCCGCTGATTATCGGTGTTGCGTTTGGTAACTTACTCCAAGGCGTACCATTTGATTTTGATCAGTTCTTACGTGCAACGTACCACGGTGGCTTATTTGGCTTACTTAACCCATTCGGTTTATTAGCAGGCTTAATTGCAGCGTTTATGTTCGTGATGCAAGGTGCATCTTGGCTACAAATGAAGACTGAAGGCGAACTACGTGTTCGTGCAGCAAAAGCTGCTCAAATCACAGGTCTTCTTGTTGCTGTGTTATTTGCTATTGCAGGTGTTTGGTTAGTAAACGGTATTGACGGTTACGTGATTACTTCTGCTATCGATACTGCTGGCCCTTCAAATCCAACGACTAAAACCGTTGCTGTTGAAGCTGGCGCTTGGTTAGCTAACTACGATAAGTACCCACTGACGATGCTATTCCCTGTATTGGGTCTGCTTATGCCAGTACTGGTTGTACTTGCGAGTCGCTTAAACCGTAGTGGTTTTGCCTTCTTGTTTAGCTCATTAGCTATTGCAGGTATCATTTTGACTTGTGGCGCAGCAATGTTCCCATTCATCATGCCATCTTCATTAGACCCGAATGTGAGTTTAACCATGTGGGATGCCACGGCGAGTGAGATTACACTTACTGTAATGACTTGGGCTGCAATCATTTTCGTACCGATTGTACTGAGTTATACCGCTTGGACTTATTACAAGATGTTTGGTCGCTTGAACCGTGAGTTCATTGAAAAGAACAAGACATCACTTTATTAA
- the cydX gene encoding cytochrome bd-I oxidase subunit CydX, producing the protein MWYFSWILGVLLACAFGIINALWLENTENLDRIKESDSDK; encoded by the coding sequence ATGTGGTATTTCTCTTGGATACTAGGTGTATTACTAGCCTGTGCTTTTGGCATCATTAATGCGCTTTGGCTTGAAAACACTGAAAACTTAGACAGAATCAAAGAATCTGACTCTGATAAGTAA
- a CDS encoding DM13 domain-containing protein, whose amino-acid sequence MKKRTIAALLSSHALVLAVGFGAGIYALPILTAPDAPSSEQVTSIDTQQRFTTEFTRDLKDSDALHWGEGKVTIGDEFITLNGNLSPGPDFKVYLAKEFVETEADFIRLKSTMVQVADVKTFDNFLVPITTNVNVADYNTIIIWCESFNQFITAAQYQSI is encoded by the coding sequence ATGAAAAAACGTACCATAGCCGCATTACTTTCAAGCCATGCGCTCGTACTTGCCGTGGGTTTTGGCGCAGGTATTTACGCACTTCCGATTCTGACTGCGCCAGATGCACCTAGTAGCGAGCAAGTAACGTCTATCGACACTCAGCAACGCTTTACCACTGAGTTTACCAGAGATCTAAAAGACAGTGACGCATTGCACTGGGGCGAAGGTAAAGTCACCATTGGTGACGAGTTTATTACCCTCAATGGTAACCTCTCACCTGGGCCTGATTTTAAAGTGTATTTGGCAAAAGAATTTGTCGAGACCGAAGCTGACTTCATTCGCTTAAAATCAACCATGGTTCAAGTGGCAGACGTGAAAACCTTCGATAACTTTTTGGTTCCTATTACTACAAACGTCAATGTCGCCGATTACAACACCATCATCATTTGGTGTGAAAGCTTTAATCAATTCATTACAGCAGCTCAATATCAGTCTATTTAA